A part of Nocardioides sp. WS12 genomic DNA contains:
- the sufB gene encoding Fe-S cluster assembly protein SufB: MTSIEELNPELKGIGRYEFGWSDKNDVGADAKRGLSEDVVRNISALKSEPQWMLDLRLKGLKLFHRKPMPTWGSDLSSIDFDNIKYFVRSSEKQAATWDDLPEDIKNTYDKLGIPEAEKQRLVSGVAAQYESEVVYHSIREDLEAQGVLFLDTDTALKEQPELFQEYFGTVIPVGDNKFAALNTSVWSGGSFIYVPKGVHVDIPLQAYFRINTENMGQFERTLIIVDEGAYVHYVEGCTAPIYSSDSLHSAVVEIIVKKGGRCRYTTIQNWSNNVYNLVTKRAVCEAGATMEWVDGNIGSKVTMKYPAVYLMGEHAKGETLSIAFAGEGQHQDAGAKMVHAAPNTSSSILSKSVARGGGRTSYRGLIQINEGAHGSKSNVLCDALLVDQISRSDTYPYVDIREDDVSMGHEASVSKVSDDQLFYLMSRGMQQDEAMAMIVRGFIEPIAKELPMEYALELNRLIELQMEGAVG; this comes from the coding sequence ATGACCTCGATCGAAGAACTGAACCCGGAGCTCAAGGGCATCGGCCGCTACGAGTTCGGCTGGTCCGACAAGAACGACGTCGGTGCCGACGCGAAGCGTGGCCTGAGTGAGGACGTTGTCCGCAACATCTCCGCGCTCAAGTCCGAGCCGCAGTGGATGCTCGACCTGCGCCTGAAGGGCCTCAAGCTCTTCCACCGCAAGCCCATGCCCACGTGGGGTTCGGACCTGTCGTCGATCGACTTCGACAACATCAAGTACTTCGTCCGGTCGAGCGAGAAGCAGGCCGCGACCTGGGACGACCTCCCCGAGGACATCAAGAACACCTACGACAAGCTCGGCATCCCCGAGGCGGAGAAGCAGCGCCTCGTCTCCGGCGTCGCGGCGCAGTACGAGTCCGAGGTCGTCTACCACTCGATCCGCGAGGACCTCGAGGCCCAGGGCGTGCTCTTCCTCGACACCGACACGGCGCTCAAGGAGCAGCCGGAGCTGTTCCAGGAGTACTTCGGCACGGTCATCCCGGTCGGCGACAACAAGTTTGCCGCGCTCAACACCTCGGTGTGGTCGGGCGGCTCGTTCATCTACGTGCCCAAGGGTGTCCACGTCGACATCCCGCTGCAGGCCTACTTCCGGATCAACACCGAGAACATGGGTCAGTTCGAGCGCACCCTGATCATCGTCGACGAGGGTGCCTACGTGCACTACGTCGAGGGCTGCACCGCGCCGATCTACTCGTCCGACTCGCTGCACTCCGCGGTCGTGGAGATCATCGTCAAGAAGGGTGGTCGCTGCCGCTACACGACCATCCAGAACTGGTCGAACAACGTCTACAACCTGGTGACCAAGCGCGCGGTCTGCGAGGCCGGCGCCACCATGGAGTGGGTCGACGGCAACATCGGCTCCAAGGTCACGATGAAGTACCCCGCCGTCTACCTCATGGGCGAGCACGCCAAGGGCGAGACGCTGTCCATCGCGTTCGCCGGCGAGGGCCAGCACCAGGACGCCGGCGCCAAGATGGTGCACGCTGCGCCGAACACCTCGAGCTCGATCCTGAGCAAGTCGGTGGCGCGCGGCGGTGGCCGGACGTCGTACCGCGGCCTCATCCAGATCAACGAGGGTGCCCACGGCTCGAAGTCCAATGTGCTCTGTGACGCGCTGCTGGTCGACCAGATCAGCCGCTCGGACACCTACCCGTACGTCGACATCCGCGAGGACGACGTCTCCATGGGCCACGAGGCGAGCGTCTCCAAGGTCTCCGACGACCAGCTGTTCTACCTCATGTCGCGAGGCATGCAGCAGGACGAGGCGATGGCGATGATCGTGCGCGGCTTCATCGAGCCGATCGCCAAGGAGCTCCCCATGGAATACGCCCTGGAACTCAACCGGCTCATCGAGCTGCAGATGGAAGGGGCGGTCGGTTGA
- a CDS encoding helix-turn-helix domain-containing protein, protein MELPTECDQPTRQRVAQSILVNGASTAVALAERLDLTPAAVRRHLDQMVADGALVARDPRPVGSRGRGRPAKVFVLTERGRDAFDQQYDDLATEALRFLAETGGDAAVRAFADRRASFIEKRFPEVQAAHPEASPAQVLATIFTAEGYAAAVHQIPVGEELCQQHCPVSHVAHEFPQLCEAETEAISRVLGTHVQRLATIAHGDGVCTTCIPTVHQIHSLDEKKKEQVTS, encoded by the coding sequence GTGGAATTGCCGACCGAGTGCGACCAGCCGACGCGCCAGCGCGTGGCTCAGTCGATCCTGGTCAACGGCGCCTCCACTGCTGTGGCCCTCGCGGAGCGGCTCGACCTGACCCCCGCAGCGGTCCGCCGGCACCTCGACCAGATGGTCGCCGACGGCGCTCTCGTGGCGCGTGACCCGCGTCCCGTGGGCTCGCGGGGACGTGGTCGACCGGCCAAGGTCTTCGTGCTCACCGAGCGTGGCCGCGACGCCTTCGACCAGCAGTACGACGACCTCGCCACCGAGGCGCTGCGCTTCCTCGCCGAGACGGGTGGTGACGCCGCCGTCCGCGCCTTCGCCGACCGCCGGGCGTCGTTCATCGAGAAGCGCTTCCCCGAGGTCCAGGCCGCCCACCCGGAGGCCTCGCCGGCCCAGGTGCTCGCCACCATCTTCACCGCTGAGGGCTACGCCGCAGCGGTGCACCAGATCCCCGTGGGGGAGGAGCTGTGCCAGCAGCACTGCCCCGTCTCCCACGTGGCCCATGAATTCCCGCAGTTGTGCGAAGCCGAGACCGAGGCGATCAGCCGCGTCCTCGGCACGCACGTCCAGCGTCTGGCCACCATCGCCCACGGCGACGGGGTGTGCACCACGTGCATCCCGACCGTCCATCAGATCCACTCGCTCGACGAGAAGAAGAAGGAGCAGGTCACGTCATGA